Proteins from one Leptospira meyeri genomic window:
- the pyrF gene encoding orotidine-5'-phosphate decarboxylase — protein sequence MSPSSNFIQKFNFRRDALQSLLCIGLDPELEKLPKVSLDSKAPLVHFTETIIRYTHSYAAAWKPNVAFFERLGAEGYFALEHMVRVMKDVSPEVPIVMDAKRGDLANTSKEYAKYFFKTLGVDALTVNPYMGRDSLVPYLDLGGYIFVLGLTSNPSSQDFQKQKLLGKDLYLYEEVSDQMARLAGEYPDQVGLVVGGTHPSEIQSLRIRHPELYFLIPGFGAQGGDLKSIVKASGNRSLINSSRGITLSSLEENYGQVAQKKAEEVHKEMNQLFL from the coding sequence GTGAGCCCAAGTTCTAATTTCATTCAAAAATTCAATTTCCGTCGGGATGCTTTGCAATCTCTTCTCTGCATTGGTCTCGATCCCGAATTGGAAAAGTTACCCAAAGTTAGTTTGGATTCAAAAGCACCACTTGTCCATTTTACTGAAACCATCATCCGTTATACACATTCTTATGCAGCAGCTTGGAAACCCAATGTCGCTTTTTTTGAAAGGTTAGGAGCCGAAGGGTATTTTGCATTAGAACATATGGTGCGCGTGATGAAGGATGTATCTCCTGAAGTCCCCATTGTGATGGATGCCAAACGAGGTGACCTTGCCAATACATCCAAAGAGTATGCTAAGTATTTTTTTAAAACATTGGGAGTGGATGCCCTTACTGTTAATCCATACATGGGTCGAGATAGTCTCGTTCCTTATTTAGATTTGGGTGGTTATATTTTTGTTCTCGGACTCACATCCAACCCTAGTTCACAAGACTTCCAAAAACAAAAACTTTTGGGTAAGGATCTCTACTTATATGAAGAAGTGAGTGATCAAATGGCAAGGCTTGCAGGGGAATATCCTGACCAAGTAGGACTTGTTGTGGGGGGAACCCATCCTTCTGAGATCCAATCATTACGAATTCGTCATCCCGAATTATATTTTCTCATCCCGGGATTTGGAGCACAAGGAGGGGATTTAAAATCCATTGTGAAAGCATCGGGGAATCGTTCTCTCATCAATTCATCAAGAGGGATCACTCTCAGTTCCTTAGAGGAAAATTACGGACAAGTTGCACAAAAGAAAGCGGAGGAAGTGCATAAAGAAATGAACCAACTCTTTCTCTAA
- a CDS encoding NAD(P)/FAD-dependent oxidoreductase yields MKETLAIVGTGIAGLGSAYFLKNDFDLTIFDSADYIGGHTNTVMVEEDGKNIPIDTGFIVFNHVTYPNLLRLFQTLNVPTKKSDMSFSVQHDPTKLEFCGSGLSGLFAQKKNLFRPRYLKMLLEIDRFNQSAPKILDDPKYDTWNLGRYMETFGYGKDILNFYLIPMSSAVWSTPPDLMLEFPAKSLIRFFYNHGFLGLNTQHQWYTVDGGSHEYIKRIIPPIKDKFRLNHPVKQVNRTGDGKVELVFGEGKKEIFDKVLLATHGHISAKLLGNPTKLESELLPLYQYQHNTATLHTDASDMPKVSSCWSSWNYKIVEDGMGKQNPYTIYWMNRLQNVSKKQNYFVTINDPGRVAKDKIIKKIDYEHPLFSVEASLGQSRLFELNQNGPIYYAGAYFRYGFHEDGFLSAVNVSGNILKRDPWT; encoded by the coding sequence GTGAAAGAAACTTTAGCAATTGTTGGAACAGGGATCGCAGGTCTTGGCTCCGCTTATTTTTTAAAAAATGATTTTGATTTAACTATTTTTGACAGTGCCGATTATATCGGAGGTCATACGAATACGGTGATGGTAGAAGAAGATGGGAAAAACATTCCCATTGATACAGGATTTATTGTCTTCAATCATGTGACTTATCCTAATCTTCTTAGACTTTTCCAAACATTAAATGTTCCCACTAAAAAATCAGATATGTCATTTAGTGTCCAACATGATCCCACCAAATTAGAGTTTTGTGGCTCAGGTCTCTCGGGGTTATTTGCTCAGAAAAAAAATCTATTTCGACCTCGGTATCTGAAAATGTTACTGGAGATCGACAGGTTCAATCAGTCGGCTCCAAAAATTTTAGACGATCCTAAATACGATACTTGGAATTTGGGACGCTATATGGAAACATTTGGATATGGAAAAGACATTTTAAACTTCTATTTAATCCCGATGAGTTCTGCGGTTTGGTCGACCCCTCCTGATTTGATGTTAGAATTTCCAGCCAAATCACTCATTCGTTTTTTTTATAACCATGGATTTTTAGGACTCAATACCCAGCACCAGTGGTACACAGTGGATGGCGGGTCTCATGAGTATATCAAACGAATCATCCCTCCGATCAAAGACAAGTTTCGTTTGAATCATCCCGTCAAACAAGTGAACCGAACAGGTGATGGGAAGGTAGAACTTGTGTTTGGAGAAGGTAAAAAAGAAATTTTTGATAAGGTATTACTTGCCACTCATGGCCATATTTCTGCGAAACTTTTAGGAAATCCTACAAAATTGGAGAGTGAACTCCTACCTCTTTATCAATACCAACACAATACAGCCACCTTACATACGGATGCGAGTGATATGCCAAAAGTCTCTTCTTGTTGGTCGAGTTGGAATTATAAAATTGTCGAAGATGGAATGGGAAAACAAAACCCATATACAATCTATTGGATGAATCGTTTGCAAAATGTTTCCAAAAAACAAAATTATTTTGTGACCATCAATGATCCTGGTCGTGTAGCGAAGGATAAAATCATCAAAAAAATCGATTATGAACACCCTCTTTTTTCTGTGGAAGCCTCCCTTGGCCAAAGCCGATTGTTTGAGTTAAACCAAAATGGACCTATCTATTATGCGGGTGCTTACTTTCGGTATGGATTTCATGAAGATGGATTTTTATCAGCAGTGAATGTTTCGGGGAACATACTAAAAAGGGACCCATGGACTTAA
- a CDS encoding DUF1365 domain-containing protein, whose amino-acid sequence MYEADVFHARTAPKPNKFQYRIFNFYLDLSEIDQLSHKSFWFSRNRFNLFSFYDKDHIQFEKGTIYENVKSFLEASGVLNIGKIFLLTNLRVLGYVFNPVSFYFCFDTNGKPLVSIAEVGNTFGEIKPYVGYFKQAKGTIADPDVYIREPKNFYVSPFISLDSDFEFRLNLPNDQLQIGVDSFENGKRILTTSFLGKKIPFQSKYLLKLFTQFPFITVKIITLIHWQAFKLWIKKIPYIQKHQNLEKQTGVPLGKITEPVPLTRHD is encoded by the coding sequence ATGTATGAAGCGGACGTGTTCCACGCTCGGACCGCTCCGAAACCAAATAAATTCCAATACCGAATTTTTAATTTTTATTTGGATCTCTCGGAAATAGACCAATTGTCCCACAAGAGTTTTTGGTTTTCCAGAAACCGTTTTAACTTATTTTCCTTTTATGATAAAGACCATATCCAATTTGAAAAAGGAACAATTTATGAAAACGTTAAGTCTTTTTTAGAGGCTTCGGGTGTTCTGAACATTGGAAAGATATTTCTTCTTACCAATCTTCGGGTCTTAGGATATGTTTTTAATCCTGTAAGTTTTTACTTTTGTTTTGATACGAATGGGAAGCCACTGGTATCCATTGCAGAAGTAGGGAATACCTTTGGGGAAATCAAACCTTACGTTGGTTATTTTAAACAAGCCAAGGGAACCATTGCTGATCCCGATGTTTATATCCGGGAACCAAAGAATTTTTATGTCTCACCTTTTATTAGTTTGGATTCCGATTTTGAGTTTCGATTGAACTTACCCAATGATCAACTGCAGATTGGTGTCGACTCTTTCGAAAATGGGAAACGAATTTTAACCACATCCTTTCTTGGAAAAAAAATTCCATTTCAATCAAAATACTTATTAAAACTTTTTACCCAATTTCCATTTATCACCGTCAAAATAATAACATTGATTCATTGGCAAGCGTTCAAACTTTGGATCAAAAAAATTCCGTACATTCAGAAACACCAAAACTTAGAGAAACAAACAGGAGTTCCCCTTGGAAAAATCACAGAACCAGTCCCTCTTACAAGACACGATTGA
- a CDS encoding SAM-dependent methyltransferase, whose amino-acid sequence MEKSQNQSLLQDTIDSKLFTELKNKSTLEQFPIYRKIFLKAMSSMKRGSLRMIFPNGEQVTIGDVNSSFEPKFHSALIHVKNPVFFKKSVLYGDIGFSESYLTGDWETDSIENVISWFILNVDDSPNLSGAKKKLFHLDLFNLGNKFLHFLRKNTLTGSKKNIVEHYDLGNKFYKLFLDPSMTYSSAYFESLEDSLEEAQTRKVDKLCQKLKLNPGDHLLEIGSGWGFLSIHAAKYYGCRVTTVTLSEEQYVYAKERIQKEGLSDKIEIRIQDYRKIEGQYTKIVSVEMLEAVGDAYYETFFQKCQDLLTRDGIMALQVITCPDSRFTSFKNGIDFIQKHIFPGSLLPSIGRTGDMYLFHLEDMGLSYAKTLRLWLKAFEENLTEVRIQGYSETFIRKWRYYLAYCAAAFQMRNISVIQSVYVRPNNLNL is encoded by the coding sequence TTGGAAAAATCACAGAACCAGTCCCTCTTACAAGACACGATTGATTCAAAACTTTTTACCGAATTAAAGAACAAGTCTACTTTAGAACAATTCCCCATTTATAGGAAGATATTTTTGAAAGCTATGAGTTCCATGAAACGAGGATCCCTTCGTATGATCTTCCCAAATGGAGAACAAGTTACCATTGGAGATGTAAATTCTTCTTTTGAGCCAAAATTTCATTCGGCACTCATCCATGTAAAAAATCCTGTTTTCTTCAAGAAATCAGTGTTATATGGTGATATTGGGTTTTCAGAATCCTATTTAACAGGTGATTGGGAAACCGATTCCATTGAAAATGTAATTTCTTGGTTTATTTTGAATGTGGATGATAGTCCCAATCTTTCCGGAGCCAAAAAGAAACTTTTTCATTTGGATTTATTCAATTTAGGCAATAAATTCTTACATTTTTTAAGAAAAAACACCCTAACAGGTAGTAAAAAAAATATCGTAGAACATTATGATTTAGGGAACAAATTTTACAAATTGTTTCTTGATCCTTCAATGACCTATAGTTCTGCCTATTTTGAATCTCTGGAAGATAGTTTAGAAGAAGCCCAAACAAGGAAAGTGGATAAACTTTGTCAAAAGTTAAAACTTAATCCTGGAGATCATCTTTTGGAGATTGGTAGTGGTTGGGGATTTTTATCCATTCATGCAGCAAAATACTATGGATGTCGTGTGACAACCGTTACTCTGTCCGAAGAACAATATGTTTATGCCAAAGAAAGAATTCAAAAAGAAGGATTATCTGACAAAATCGAAATTCGTATCCAGGACTATCGAAAGATCGAGGGACAATACACTAAAATTGTATCTGTAGAAATGTTAGAAGCAGTCGGGGATGCATATTACGAAACATTCTTTCAAAAGTGTCAAGACCTTTTGACAAGAGACGGAATTATGGCCCTCCAAGTCATCACTTGTCCTGATTCTCGGTTTACCTCATTCAAAAATGGAATCGATTTCATTCAGAAACATATTTTTCCCGGTTCACTATTGCCATCGATTGGTCGTACGGGAGATATGTATTTATTTCACTTGGAAGATATGGGACTAAGTTATGCGAAGACGTTAAGGCTTTGGTTAAAGGCATTTGAAGAGAACCTGACAGAGGTAAGAATCCAAGGGTATAGCGAAACTTTTATTAGAAAATGGAGATACTATTTGGCTTATTGTGCTGCGGCTTTTCAGATGCGAAACATCAGTGTGATTCAATCGGTTTATGTAAGGCCAAACAATCTAAATCTCTAA
- a CDS encoding SRPBCC family protein produces MRETMSVFTFDEPIERLWAGVTVYEVLVHWLADEVRGRPKVGGDFSWTWKLGLEGDFTTHGIYKKIEPLKELVMEWKDHPADPTGAIYLQLLFESKGQNQSQLTIVNGGFPDGEGSDVWIEGAKEAWDGQAVHLKDFLKQNPDITKFFKKS; encoded by the coding sequence ATGAGAGAAACAATGTCTGTATTTACCTTTGATGAACCAATCGAACGATTGTGGGCGGGTGTTACCGTCTATGAAGTGTTAGTCCATTGGTTGGCAGATGAAGTAAGAGGAAGACCAAAAGTTGGTGGGGATTTCTCATGGACTTGGAAATTGGGTTTGGAAGGTGATTTCACCACTCACGGAATTTATAAAAAGATTGAGCCATTAAAAGAATTGGTGATGGAATGGAAAGACCATCCTGCTGATCCGACAGGTGCAATTTATTTACAATTATTATTCGAATCGAAAGGACAAAATCAATCTCAGTTAACGATTGTTAATGGAGGGTTCCCGGATGGAGAAGGATCTGATGTTTGGATTGAAGGAGCCAAAGAGGCTTGGGATGGGCAAGCCGTTCATTTAAAAGACTTCTTAAAACAAAATCCGGACATCACAAAATTTTTTAAAAAATCTTGA
- a CDS encoding DUF1574 domain-containing protein, with protein sequence MLKARFLFYPVILLLFLFLVDSIFRIPYIQTITKIDLTAVNYKAKSDFLEKLISEKPGVGSPKTKKIMLILGSSRLLYFDYDELVSFYPDWDIYNLSSAVTTPAYYDFQLTKILDAGIRPDLVIMETDPNQFNQNSVFKSSNLTYSFDLSYVLSNLSLFGKDHVSFYLGRKLFAVGTYKPYIDQMWKNYRNPYLDNAIGMHKATYDYILSHNGNGLSPIDNYMEKDSNSLQMTSHRTLDWLFASYVRSPMQFGFYEKILDRLKEEKIKTVIVWPLSSPDFETLMEKETLVKTWEKEIDLITTSRDFSILKLKNDPSYTCNAFADGGHVAKDCYRSLMRSILLEYFRKYEPNHL encoded by the coding sequence ATGCTCAAGGCGCGGTTCCTTTTTTACCCGGTTATTCTTTTACTATTTTTGTTTTTGGTAGATTCTATATTTCGAATCCCCTATATCCAAACGATTACCAAGATAGATTTAACGGCAGTTAACTATAAGGCAAAATCAGACTTTTTAGAAAAATTAATTTCCGAAAAACCGGGAGTGGGATCCCCAAAAACAAAAAAAATCATGTTAATTTTGGGGTCCTCTCGTCTTCTTTATTTTGATTACGATGAATTGGTTTCGTTTTATCCAGATTGGGATATATACAATCTTTCTTCAGCAGTAACTACACCTGCTTATTACGATTTTCAGCTGACAAAGATTTTGGATGCAGGCATCAGACCAGATTTGGTCATTATGGAGACGGATCCAAATCAGTTTAATCAAAACTCCGTATTCAAAAGTTCTAACCTCACTTATAGTTTTGATTTATCTTATGTTTTGTCTAACTTGAGTTTGTTTGGAAAAGACCACGTTTCATTTTACTTGGGCCGTAAACTTTTTGCTGTTGGAACTTATAAACCGTATATAGATCAAATGTGGAAAAATTATAGAAATCCTTATTTGGACAATGCCATCGGAATGCATAAGGCAACGTATGATTATATTCTAAGCCATAACGGAAATGGCCTTTCACCGATTGATAATTATATGGAAAAAGATTCTAACTCGTTGCAAATGACAAGCCATAGAACCTTGGATTGGTTATTTGCTTCATATGTTCGTAGCCCTATGCAATTTGGGTTTTATGAAAAGATTTTAGATCGTTTGAAAGAGGAAAAAATCAAAACGGTAATCGTTTGGCCTCTTTCCTCTCCTGATTTTGAAACATTGATGGAAAAAGAAACATTAGTCAAAACTTGGGAAAAAGAGATCGATTTAATCACAACAAGTAGAGACTTTTCGATTTTAAAACTTAAAAATGATCCATCTTACACCTGTAATGCGTTCGCAGATGGAGGTCACGTAGCAAAAGATTGTTACCGAAGTCTAATGCGTTCTATTCTATTGGAATATTTTCGGAAGTATGAACCAAATCATCTGTAA
- a CDS encoding nucleotidyltransferase family protein, translating to MKKIRIGVIAAAGKGTRAYPRTSFIPKPLFVIEGKSILHRNVELMVKTFGIEKVYVLVGHLKEQIIAEIEHIRSIIPKVVIEPVAWTEKGLASDVASLEKTIHEPFLTILGDEFYYRTDHDIFLKVLKKHPNMAASIGIVKTSLLSRIRKNYSVVLENDKILNLVEKPENPPNELLGLGSYFFTPEYFEFFKKTPASQKSGVIEITDVIDKMAKESKGGVYATMLSCEYFNINSMQDYYHAVYEVRNDLFHKFKTSLVIPTNNNERSITDVIVDFKDKFNEIIVIDNESTDETLALSKKEKVKTYTFPGDGDPTRLGEQVRRGIEYATGDIIVVVSPDGSFRSKDFPKLLEYMKDSDMVIGTRTTRQMIEQGSNLKPLYRLVNLLMGKLVEVFWWGQEPRFTDVDCQFFSVWRESYERVKPQLVVEDRKFIVELMIDIVRSHMRCIEIPVSYFKPVGQVEYRLRDMISDSIHIMKLILSKKFYLGEDRDGE from the coding sequence TTGAAAAAGATCAGAATTGGGGTCATTGCGGCTGCCGGAAAAGGAACCCGAGCATATCCCCGAACCAGCTTCATTCCAAAACCTCTCTTCGTCATTGAAGGAAAGTCCATCCTCCACCGAAATGTGGAGCTCATGGTGAAGACCTTTGGAATTGAAAAGGTCTATGTACTCGTAGGCCACCTCAAAGAACAAATCATTGCAGAGATTGAACACATCCGATCCATAATACCCAAAGTGGTTATTGAACCAGTTGCTTGGACAGAGAAAGGGTTGGCTTCTGATGTGGCGAGTCTTGAAAAAACCATTCATGAACCTTTTCTAACGATTCTTGGGGATGAATTCTATTATCGAACTGACCATGATATCTTTTTAAAAGTTTTAAAGAAACATCCCAATATGGCAGCTTCCATTGGGATAGTGAAAACATCATTACTCTCAAGAATTCGCAAAAATTATTCTGTTGTATTAGAGAATGATAAAATTCTTAATTTAGTTGAGAAACCTGAAAATCCTCCCAATGAACTTTTAGGATTGGGCAGTTATTTTTTTACCCCAGAATACTTTGAGTTTTTTAAAAAAACTCCCGCATCACAAAAGTCAGGTGTGATCGAAATTACTGATGTCATAGATAAAATGGCGAAGGAGTCCAAAGGAGGGGTGTATGCAACCATGCTCAGTTGTGAATACTTCAACATCAACTCCATGCAAGATTATTATCATGCAGTATATGAAGTGAGAAATGACTTATTCCATAAGTTTAAAACCAGTTTGGTCATTCCAACCAACAACAATGAAAGATCCATTACAGATGTGATTGTTGACTTCAAAGACAAATTTAACGAAATCATTGTCATTGATAATGAATCAACTGATGAGACTTTGGCTCTCAGTAAAAAAGAGAAAGTGAAAACTTACACATTTCCTGGTGATGGCGATCCCACGAGACTCGGAGAGCAAGTAAGAAGGGGAATCGAATACGCAACTGGAGATATCATTGTTGTTGTTTCTCCCGATGGATCTTTTAGATCCAAAGACTTCCCAAAGTTACTCGAATATATGAAAGATTCGGATATGGTGATTGGGACACGCACCACTAGGCAGATGATCGAACAAGGTTCGAACTTAAAACCACTTTATCGTTTGGTGAATTTACTGATGGGTAAATTGGTCGAAGTATTTTGGTGGGGACAAGAACCTCGATTTACCGATGTGGATTGTCAGTTTTTTTCTGTTTGGCGAGAATCTTACGAACGAGTGAAACCACAACTTGTTGTTGAAGATCGTAAGTTCATTGTAGAACTGATGATCGATATTGTAAGGTCACATATGCGTTGTATTGAAATCCCAGTTTCTTATTTCAAACCAGTGGGGCAAGTGGAATATAGATTACGTGATATGATTTCTGATTCCATTCATATAATGAAATTAATTTTATCTAAAAAGTTTTACCTAGGAGAAGATCGCGATGGCGAATAA
- a CDS encoding NAD-dependent epimerase/dehydratase family protein has protein sequence MANKVLVTGGCGFLGSHVCELFRKEGWDVVSFDNMTKYELKRTGYGTDATRDYNWNYLKSIGVTMVKGDIRNLEHLMDRSADCDYIIHTAAQPAMTISWEDPELDFSTNVIGTFNVMEAARKHKIPVVNTSSIHVYGNSINDSLTEGKTSYERNPVEIPVTQPTMVGQISPLHASKMSAEHYVRSYTDMYGVKAASFRFTGIYGERQFGGEDHGWVANFAIRSVFGLPLRIFGTGKQTRDILHAEDGAKSYLEFFKNPIPGVYNIGGASPHKISLLECIHLIGEILGKKQEILFEVERPGDMRYFICDITEAKKFGFNPKILPKEGVTRLLKWIEANKDVFNISGK, from the coding sequence ATGGCGAATAAAGTATTGGTAACAGGCGGATGCGGATTTTTGGGGTCCCATGTTTGTGAATTATTCCGTAAAGAAGGTTGGGATGTTGTTAGTTTTGACAACATGACAAAATATGAATTAAAACGCACAGGTTATGGAACTGACGCCACTCGTGATTATAACTGGAATTATTTAAAGTCGATTGGTGTCACAATGGTAAAAGGTGACATTCGAAATTTAGAACATCTTATGGATCGTTCTGCAGATTGTGATTATATCATCCATACAGCGGCGCAACCTGCCATGACCATTTCCTGGGAGGACCCGGAACTAGATTTTTCAACTAACGTGATTGGAACTTTTAATGTTATGGAAGCGGCAAGGAAACACAAAATTCCAGTCGTGAATACATCCTCCATTCATGTCTATGGAAATTCCATTAACGATAGTTTGACGGAAGGGAAAACCTCTTATGAAAGAAATCCAGTAGAAATCCCTGTTACCCAACCAACTATGGTGGGCCAGATTTCTCCTCTTCATGCTTCGAAAATGAGTGCTGAACATTATGTACGTTCTTATACGGATATGTATGGTGTAAAAGCAGCGAGTTTCCGGTTTACCGGGATTTATGGGGAACGTCAGTTTGGTGGTGAAGACCACGGATGGGTAGCAAACTTTGCCATTCGTTCTGTATTTGGACTACCACTTCGTATTTTTGGGACGGGTAAACAAACTCGCGATATTTTACATGCTGAAGATGGTGCTAAATCTTATTTGGAGTTTTTTAAAAATCCGATACCTGGTGTTTATAATATTGGTGGTGCAAGCCCTCATAAAATTTCCCTTCTGGAATGTATTCATTTGATTGGAGAAATCCTTGGTAAAAAACAAGAAATACTTTTTGAAGTAGAAAGGCCAGGTGACATGCGTTACTTTATTTGCGATATTACTGAAGCAAAAAAATTCGGTTTTAATCCAAAGATTCTTCCGAAAGAAGGTGTCACTCGACTTCTCAAGTGGATTGAAGCGAACAAGGACGTATTCAATATTTCTGGAAAGTAG
- a CDS encoding glycosyltransferase family 2 protein: MQNRTLVVIPAYNEAETIEEVIRGAIVYADVSVTDDASKDATPTILTKLQKEFGKRLHVIRHEKNTHIPKGIQDGMKYAVEKGYDWVITMDAGLSHDASYLKEFQSYPMCDLVIGSRTSTVNVPLYRKFISWLAAKVMNYCLSKGIFNLFGANLRDCTSGYRRYSKPMFQKIAAYPLESIAFDFHMEALSIVANNDGSIKELPIRYVFSNSSFNRKVLKLAIQFAKKLLLRKWKLIPQYP, from the coding sequence ATGCAAAATAGAACTTTAGTTGTCATCCCTGCATACAATGAAGCCGAAACCATTGAAGAAGTGATTCGAGGGGCCATTGTTTATGCCGATGTTTCGGTGACGGATGATGCAAGTAAGGATGCCACGCCGACTATTTTAACTAAACTACAGAAGGAATTTGGCAAACGTCTTCATGTGATTCGCCATGAAAAAAATACCCATATTCCAAAGGGAATCCAAGATGGTATGAAATATGCGGTAGAAAAAGGATATGATTGGGTGATCACAATGGATGCCGGCTTGTCGCATGACGCTAGTTATCTAAAGGAATTTCAATCTTATCCTATGTGTGACCTTGTCATTGGATCTAGAACTTCCACTGTCAATGTTCCGTTATACCGTAAGTTCATATCTTGGCTTGCTGCCAAAGTTATGAATTATTGTTTGTCCAAAGGTATTTTCAATTTATTTGGAGCAAACTTACGTGATTGTACAAGCGGATACAGAAGGTATTCAAAACCGATGTTTCAAAAAATTGCAGCATATCCTTTGGAATCAATTGCATTTGATTTCCATATGGAAGCTCTCTCAATTGTTGCAAATAATGATGGATCCATAAAAGAATTACCCATCCGTTATGTTTTTTCAAACAGTAGTTTCAATCGCAAAGTTTTGAAGCTTGCAATCCAATTTGCTAAAAAACTATTATTAAGAAAATGGAAACTGATCCCTCAATATCCGTAA
- a CDS encoding AZOBR_p60025 family cell surface glycopolymer formation protein has translation MILKSIKPIFLFFNSKQWLTVSSFVLIWGVSTLTYWKKYEWNPSSMVNFGYEFALQNQKETPEQAILFKGEAGDLGAGYDGQIFYYFSRPLSEFNLNWPKGFDESYRAPRIGYPLLIALFGFFGKTIAIFGMYFWNICLTLVSYFYLRKLLNEETKPYAILYLLSPYALGSYYVLVSDSVMVSILIIAYYYYVKENYIPFILLSSLAILTKEPALFLLFPLGLAAVFRWDWKRIIAVGLVLVIPVCWHLYLAYRFPNWRPGRLTDFILPLEGLISYMESIWRFLASGTNWKDLARLLSRFPLVVLFFLGLFLPFTGQIRKGWEFRISFLLIMFMVGTAGYYHFWSVYENVSRMFTLSIPVLLFLMNSDKTVRNQEYILLTLFVLVLFLVKVLLISKQLGYQVGF, from the coding sequence ATGATTCTAAAAAGTATCAAACCAATTTTTTTATTTTTTAATTCAAAACAATGGCTTACCGTTTCGTCTTTTGTTTTGATTTGGGGAGTCAGCACTCTAACATATTGGAAAAAATATGAATGGAACCCCAGTTCTATGGTGAACTTTGGTTATGAGTTTGCTTTGCAAAATCAGAAAGAAACGCCAGAGCAGGCCATCTTATTCAAAGGGGAAGCGGGAGACCTGGGGGCAGGTTATGATGGCCAAATTTTTTACTATTTTTCACGACCACTTTCAGAGTTTAATTTGAATTGGCCGAAGGGATTTGATGAATCCTACCGGGCACCTAGAATTGGTTATCCTCTGTTAATTGCTCTTTTTGGTTTTTTTGGTAAAACCATTGCAATTTTCGGAATGTATTTTTGGAATATTTGTCTTACTCTTGTTTCTTATTTTTATTTGCGCAAACTTCTAAATGAAGAAACAAAACCGTATGCAATTTTGTATTTGCTTAGCCCATATGCATTGGGTAGTTATTATGTTTTAGTAAGTGATTCTGTTATGGTTTCCATATTAATCATTGCATATTATTATTACGTTAAAGAAAACTATATCCCTTTTATACTTCTATCTAGTTTAGCAATTCTGACGAAAGAACCTGCTTTGTTTTTGTTATTCCCTTTGGGCCTTGCCGCAGTTTTTCGTTGGGACTGGAAACGAATCATTGCTGTTGGTTTGGTCCTTGTAATCCCAGTTTGTTGGCATTTGTATCTGGCTTATCGATTCCCAAATTGGAGACCTGGCCGTCTAACGGATTTTATTTTACCTTTAGAAGGACTAATTTCATATATGGAATCCATTTGGCGATTCCTTGCGAGTGGAACCAATTGGAAAGATTTGGCTCGGTTGTTATCTAGGTTCCCTTTGGTTGTTTTATTTTTTCTAGGTTTATTTTTGCCCTTTACGGGACAAATTCGGAAAGGTTGGGAATTCCGGATTTCTTTTTTACTGATTATGTTTATGGTGGGGACCGCAGGATATTATCATTTTTGGTCAGTTTATGAAAACGTATCGAGGATGTTTACCCTTTCCATTCCCGTTTTGTTATTTTTAATGAATTCGGACAAGACGGTTCGTAACCAAGAATACATTCTACTAACTTTGTTCGTTCTAGTTTTGTTTCTTGTCAAAGTACTCCTAATTTCTAAGCAGTTAGGTTATCAGGTGGGATTCTAA